A genomic stretch from Fusobacterium varium includes:
- a CDS encoding IS200/IS605 family accessory protein TnpB-related protein, translated as RQKYLYSSRNNKVNDYMSKTARKIINYCLENNIGTLVCGYNETFQRNSNIGKANNQTFVNIPFGKLREKLEYLCKLYSLRFVEQEESYTSKSSFFDMDILPKFEADKPQTYSFLGKRIKRGLYQTSKGYIFNADVNGALNILRKSNVVDLEVLYSRGVVDTPARIRIA; from the coding sequence AGACAAAAATATCTATATAGTTCTCGCAATAATAAAGTAAATGACTATATGTCTAAAACAGCAAGAAAGATAATAAACTATTGTTTAGAAAATAATATAGGTACTTTAGTATGCGGATATAATGAAACTTTCCAAAGAAACAGTAATATTGGAAAAGCGAATAATCAAACTTTTGTTAATATTCCATTTGGAAAGCTAAGAGAAAAACTTGAATACTTATGTAAGTTATACAGCTTGAGATTTGTAGAGCAAGAAGAAAGCTATACATCAAAGTCAAGTTTTTTTGATATGGATATTTTACCTAAATTTGAAGCTGATAAACCTCAAACTTACTCTTTTTTAGGAAAAAGAATAAAGAGAGGATTATATCAAACTTCAAAAGGTTATATATTTAATGCAGATGTAAATGGAGCGTTAAATATACTAAGAAAAAGTAATGTAGTGGACCTAGAAGTCCTATACAGTAGAGGTGTAGTGGACACACCTGCAAGAATAAGGATAGCATAG